The genomic region CAGCATCCGCGACCTTCCACCGGGCTTTGCAGGCGTTGCCCACGACCTTTCCACGCCCACCGTGCTGGCGGCCATGGCGCGCGGTTTTTATCCGCAAGGCCATTGGGGCTCGATGAAATGGTGGTCCCCTCCCCAGCGGGCCGTCATGGATTTGAAGCACGTCCACATCGCCAAGCGCTTCCGCCGCACCATGCGCGGCACCGATATGCGCGTCGCCTTCGATACCGATTTTGCCGGCGTTCTGGACGGATGCGCGGCCCCGCGCGAGGCTTCCCGCCTGCACCTCACCTGGATTACGCCTCAGGCGAAGGCGCTCTATAGCCGCCTCCATTCCGAAGGCCATGCCCATTCGGTCGAAATTTACGACGCGGACGGCACACTCGTTGGTGGTCTGTTCGGGGTGGCGGTCGGCCCGGTCTTTTCCGCGCTGTCGATGTTCCACACTGCCGACAACGCGTCAAAATTCGCCATCGTCAGCCTCTACCATCATCTGGCAAGCGCCGGCTTTACCGCCGTCGACCATCAGATCATGTCGCCATGGGTCCAAGCGTTGGGCGGCACGATCCTGCCGCGGGCCGAGTATGCAGCGCTCCTGAACAGCCCCGACATCTCCACGCTGGGCAATGGCTCATGGACCGCCAAATTCTCGCTCGCCGAAACGGCGGCGTGGGAGCCGGCGCAGCCGAGCCCCTCCAATGAAAAGAGCCGCTGACTCTTAATCAGCGGCTCGATCTCCATGCCTATCCCGCCAAGGCGCCCTGTGCCGGCGCGCCGCGTTCGACGAGCAGGCGGTTGTACGCGTTGAGATAGGCGCGCGCCGAAGCCACCAGCGTGTCGGGCTCCGTCGCATTGCCCGAGGCGATCCGCCCGTTCATCTCCAGCCGCACATGCGCGTTGGCCTGCGCATCCGTGCCGCCGGTGACGCCGTCGACGGCATAGAGCACTAGATGCGGATCGGCATCGACGGCCGCCTTGATGGCATTAAAGATCGCGTCCACCGAACCGGTACCGTCAAACGCTACCTCGACCGGCCTCCCGTCGACCGCAACCTTGAGCTCGCAGCGATGCACCCCACCCGTCTTGGAGGTGACGCTCATATCGACCAGTTTGATCCGATCGGCGCCCGAACCCATCTCGTCGTCCACCAGCGCGACGATGTCATCATCATAGACGTGCTTCTTGCGGTCCGCCAAATCCTTGAAGCGCTGGAACGCCTCCTGGAACTGGTTGTCGGCCAGCTCGTACCCCAGATCCTTGAGCTTTTCCTTGAAGGCGTGGCGGCCGGAATGCTTGCCCATCACCAGCGATGTGGATTTGATCCCCACGCTTTCGGGCGTCATGATCTCATAGGTCAAAGCGTTCTTGAGCATGCCGTCCTGGTGGATGCCGCTCTCATGGGCGAACGCGTTCTTGCCAACGATGGCCTTGTTGTACTGCACCGGGAAATTGGCCGCCGCCGACACCACTTTGGAAGCCCGCGAAAGCGCGGTGGATTCGATATTGGTGTGGAACGGCAGCGCATCGACCCGAGTCTTGAGCGCCATCACGATTTCTTCGAGCGCCGCATTGCCCGCGCGCTCGCCGATGCCGTTGATCGTGCATTCCACCTGCCGCGCCCCGGCCCGCACGCCAGCCAGCGAATTGGCCACCGCCATGCCAAGATCGTTGTGGCAATGGGTTGAAAAGATCGCCTGATCCGAATTGGGAACCATCTCGATCAGATCCTTGATCAGGCGGTAGTAATCCTCGGGCGTCGAGTAGCCGACAGTATCGGGAATGTTGATCGTCGTCGCGCCGGCCTTGATCGCCGCCTCGGTGCAGCGGGCGAGGAATTCGATCGGCGTGCGCGTAGCGTCCATGCCCGACCACTCGACATCGTCGATCAGATTGCGAGCCTGGGTCACCGTCTTGGTGACGATTTCAAGCACCTCGTCCTCGGTCTTTTTCATCTGGTGCGCCAGATGGATGGGCGAGGTCGAAACGAACGTATGGATGCGTCCGCGCTTGGCGAACCGCACCGCCTCCCCGGCCCGGTCGATGTCAGCGGGAATGGCGCGGGCCAACCCGGCGATCACCGCATTCTTGGACCGCTTGGCGATGGTTGCGACGGCCTCGAAATCGCCATTGGAGGCGATCGGAAATCCGGCTTCAATGATGTCGACGCCCATGGTGTCGAGGATTTCGGCAACCTGGAGCTTTTCTTCCAGCGTCATGGTCGCGCCGGGGCTCTGCTCGCCATCGCGCAGGGTGGTGTCGAAAATATAGACGCGATCGGTATTGGTGCTCATCTTGGATCTTCCTCTATCGGCCCCTGCGCGAACGTTTGGTGCAGCAGATCTGGGCCGGACAATCAGTTCTGTTCGGCTGTTGTGGCGCTATCCCCTGACGACCCGTCCGCTTCACGTCGAGCGGACTGCCGGTGATCAGGGGCTGATAAGGAGGAGTAGAAGCGCAAGCGAGACCAGCAGCGCCGATCCAATAAGGATACGATCCTGCAAAGCCTTCTGCTTGCTGGCGGCTATGGCAATGGCGCGGTTGATACGACGGCGCATTAGTCCTGCCTGGTTGCGTTCTATTTTTCTATCATGGGCAAAACTGGCGCGCCTTGCAACCCTGTTGGTCGGCTCGGCCTACCCAAAAGTGAAGGCGGCGGAAACGATCACCCCCAAAGCGCAGAGCGCCGCAATCCCGCCAATGCGCTCGATCCGGCCGCCCGCGCCGGTCTGGTCGGCACGCGCGCGGCGGAAATTGCCGCCGGCGGCGCCCAGCATTCCGCTGAGTGCCACGACAAATGCCAGCTTGAGCCAGAACCACGGGCCCAGCCCCACGAAAGCACCGAACCCGCCATATTTGGTGAAGATCATCACAGGGCCGCTGATCCAGTTGAGCCCCAGCCCGATATCGCCCAGAACGATCACCCGCTCGCCAAGCCGGGTGAGCCCCGGACTTCCTTCACCCCGCGC from Pelagibacterium sp. 26DY04 harbors:
- a CDS encoding leucyl/phenylalanyl-tRNA--protein transferase produces the protein MQRLALATAYWLRPPRARYVPFLVWNLIRDRVAPTPSIPDPASIRDLPPGFAGVAHDLSTPTVLAAMARGFYPQGHWGSMKWWSPPQRAVMDLKHVHIAKRFRRTMRGTDMRVAFDTDFAGVLDGCAAPREASRLHLTWITPQAKALYSRLHSEGHAHSVEIYDADGTLVGGLFGVAVGPVFSALSMFHTADNASKFAIVSLYHHLASAGFTAVDHQIMSPWVQALGGTILPRAEYAALLNSPDISTLGNGSWTAKFSLAETAAWEPAQPSPSNEKSR
- a CDS encoding 2-isopropylmalate synthase, which gives rise to MSTNTDRVYIFDTTLRDGEQSPGATMTLEEKLQVAEILDTMGVDIIEAGFPIASNGDFEAVATIAKRSKNAVIAGLARAIPADIDRAGEAVRFAKRGRIHTFVSTSPIHLAHQMKKTEDEVLEIVTKTVTQARNLIDDVEWSGMDATRTPIEFLARCTEAAIKAGATTINIPDTVGYSTPEDYYRLIKDLIEMVPNSDQAIFSTHCHNDLGMAVANSLAGVRAGARQVECTINGIGERAGNAALEEIVMALKTRVDALPFHTNIESTALSRASKVVSAAANFPVQYNKAIVGKNAFAHESGIHQDGMLKNALTYEIMTPESVGIKSTSLVMGKHSGRHAFKEKLKDLGYELADNQFQEAFQRFKDLADRKKHVYDDDIVALVDDEMGSGADRIKLVDMSVTSKTGGVHRCELKVAVDGRPVEVAFDGTGSVDAIFNAIKAAVDADPHLVLYAVDGVTGGTDAQANAHVRLEMNGRIASGNATEPDTLVASARAYLNAYNRLLVERGAPAQGALAG